Proteins from one Peromyscus eremicus chromosome 8a, PerEre_H2_v1, whole genome shotgun sequence genomic window:
- the Smtnl2 gene encoding smoothelin-like protein 2 — MEPTPDAEEAHTVREALGRYEAALEGAVRALHEDMQGLQRGVERRVAEALRLAGPLARTVAELQRDNQRLQAQLERLTRQVEALGLATGVSPAPGTPSPPPAGAGTDRAPRLGTARFSSHATFSLSGRSQSVEHDEAGDLEGRRASNSCIMENGHQLGTGSANGSSEVQTSSAPEVPRPRPVSLSLRLPHQPVTAVTRVSEKFSGETSASALSPTSAAILGGFSPSPSEALSPWTPSPTEKNSSFVRSLSGSGYGAVTAGRNKDSPPLVTPPQSPPSSQPPAMTQAPRQGERRRELVRSQTLPRTSGAQARKALFEKWEQDTASKGKGETRAKLKRSQSFGVASASSIKQILLEWCRSKTVGYQHVDLQNFSSSWSDGMAFCALVHSFFPDAFDYNALSPTQRQQNFELAFTMAENLANCERLIEVEDMMVMGRKPDPMCVFTYVQSLYNHLRRFE; from the exons ATGGAGCCGACCCCCGACGCCGAGGAGGCGCACACGGTGCGCGAGGCGCTGGGCCGCTACGAGGCGGCGCTGGAGGGTGCGGTGCGTGCGCTGCACGAGGACATGCAGGGGCTGCAGCGCGGCGTGGAGCGGCGCGTGGCCGAGGCGCTGCGCCTGGCCGGCCCCTTGGCTCGCACCGTGGCCGAACTGCAGCGGGACAACCAGCGGCTGCAGGCGCAGCTCGAACGCTTGACGCGCCAGGTGGAGGCGCTGGGCTTAGCGACTGGTGTGTCCCCTGCACCGGGCACGCCCAGTCCCCCTCCTGCGGGCGCAGGTACAGATCGCGCGCCCCGCTTGGGCACCGCACGCTTCTCCAGCCACGCCACCTTCTCGCTGTCCGGTCGCAGCCAG AGCGTGGAACATGATGAAGCTGGTGATCTCGAGGGGAGACGAGCTTCGAACTCATGCATCATGGAGAATGGACACCAGCTGGGTACAG GTTCAGCCAACGGATCCTCTGAGGTCCAAACCTCCTCGGCCCCGGAGGTCCCCAGGCCACGCCCTGTGAGCCTCTCCCTGCGGCTGCCCCACCAGCCTGTCACCGCGGTCACCCGAGTCTCTGAGAAATTCTCTGGGGAGACCTCAGCTTCAGCTCTGTCACCCACATCTGCAGCCATTCTGGGGGGCTTCAGCCCAAGCCCTAGCGAAGCCCTCAGCCCCTGGACTCCTAGTCCCACTG AGAAGAATTCCTCTTTCGTGCGGTCTTTGTCTGGCTCTGGGTATGGAGCGGTGACAGCAGGCAGGAACAAGGACAG CCCTCCATTGGTGACTCCACCACAGTCACCCCCATCCTCGCAGCCTCCAGCTATGACGCAGGCCCCTCGCCAGGGAGAGCGTCGCCGGGAATTGGTGAGGTCGCAGACGCTGCCTCGTACCTCAGGGGCCCAGGCTCGGAAGGCGTTGTTCGAGAAGTGGGAACAGGATACAGCGAGCAA GGGCAAAGGTGAGACCAGGGCCAAACTAAAGAGGTCGCAGAGTTTCGGCGTGGCCAGTGCCAGCAGCATCAAGCAGATCCTGCTAGAGTGGTGCCGCAGCAAGACTGTGGGCTACCAG CACGTGGACTTGCAGAACTTCTCCTCCAGCTGGAGTGACGGGATGGCCTTCTGTGCCCTGGTACACTCGTTCTTCCCTGATGCCTTTGACTATAATGCTCTGAGCCCCACACAACGGCAGCAGAACTTTGAACTGGCCTTCACCATGGCTGA GAATCTGGCCAACTGTGAGCGCCTCATCGAAGTGGAGGACATGATGGTGATGGGCCGCAAGCCGGACCCCATGTGTGTCTTCACCTACGTTCAGTCGCTCTACAACCACCTGCGTCGCTTTGAGTGA